A single window of Polaribacter sp. SA4-10 DNA harbors:
- a CDS encoding TIGR00266 family protein yields the protein MNAHEIDYKIFGEEMQFVEIELDPQEGVVAEAGTFMMMDDHIKMNTILGDGSNQEKGLLGKIFSAGKRILTGESLFMTVFTNDGVGKKQISFASPYPGKIIPIDLTEFGGKFICQKDAFLCAAKGVSIGIEFSKKLGRGLFGGEGFIMQKLEGDGLGFIHAGGTMAKKVLQPGEVLKVDTGCIVGFTQNINYDIEFVGGIKNTVFGGEGLFFAILKGPGTVYIQSLPFSRLAGRVLAMAPRTGKGDRGEGSILGGIGDLLDGDNRF from the coding sequence ATGAATGCGCACGAAATAGATTATAAAATATTTGGGGAAGAAATGCAATTTGTAGAAATAGAACTGGACCCTCAAGAAGGAGTTGTTGCAGAGGCAGGAACTTTTATGATGATGGATGATCATATTAAAATGAATACTATTTTAGGCGATGGTTCTAATCAAGAAAAAGGATTATTAGGAAAAATATTTTCTGCAGGGAAAAGAATATTAACTGGAGAAAGTCTCTTTATGACTGTTTTTACAAATGACGGAGTTGGAAAAAAACAAATCTCATTTGCATCCCCTTATCCAGGAAAAATTATTCCAATCGATTTAACTGAATTTGGTGGAAAGTTTATTTGTCAGAAAGATGCTTTTTTATGTGCAGCAAAAGGAGTCTCCATTGGTATTGAATTTTCTAAGAAATTAGGGAGAGGCTTATTTGGTGGAGAAGGTTTTATCATGCAGAAATTAGAAGGTGATGGTTTAGGCTTTATTCATGCTGGAGGAACGATGGCGAAAAAAGTTTTACAACCCGGAGAGGTTTTAAAAGTTGACACAGGTTGTATTGTTGGGTTTACACAAAATATAAATTATGATATTGAGTTTGTTGGCGGAATTAAAAATACTGTTTTTGGAGGTGAAGGTTTGTTCTTCGCAATTTTAAAAGGACCGGGCACTGTTTATATACAATCGTTACCATTTAGTAGGTTAGCCGGTAGAGTTTTAGCAATGGCGCCTAGAACAGGAAAAGGAGATAGAGGAGAAGGAAGTATTTTAGGTGGAATTGGAGATCTTCTTGATGGAGATAATCGTTTTTAG